One window of Chryseobacterium indologenes genomic DNA carries:
- the rplX gene encoding 50S ribosomal protein L24, which translates to MSKLKIKRGDNVIITTGKKDIKGKTGEVIEVIKKEGKDPRVIVAGLNIVKKHVKPSASNPQGGITEKEASIHISNVALVGKDGKAIKIGYKIEGDKKVRVNKKTGETL; encoded by the coding sequence ATGTCAAAGTTAAAAATAAAAAGAGGAGATAACGTAATCATTACTACTGGTAAGAAAGATATCAAAGGTAAGACTGGTGAAGTTATTGAAGTGATCAAGAAAGAAGGAAAAGACCCTAGAGTAATTGTTGCAGGACTTAACATCGTTAAAAAACACGTTAAGCCTTCAGCTTCAAATCCACAAGGAGGAATTACTGAAAAGGAAGCTTCTATTCATATCTCAAACGTAGCTTTAGTTGGTAAAGACGGAAAAGCTATCAAAATCGGTTACAAAATCGAAGGAGATAAGAAAGTGAGAGTTAACAAAAAAACGGGTGAAACTTTATAA
- the rplE gene encoding 50S ribosomal protein L5, with translation MEFIARPKKIYKEQIVPAMMEEFGYKSIMQVPRLEKIVVSQGLGDATADKKIIDYAVEELTNITGQKAVGTISKKDEAAFKLRKGMPVGAKVTLRAQRMYEFLDRLTSSALPRIRDFSGIKADGFDGRGNYNLGITEQIIFPEIVIDKVKKIQGMDITFVTTAKTDKEAKALLTHFGLPFKKN, from the coding sequence ATGGAATTTATAGCAAGACCCAAAAAAATATACAAAGAGCAAATTGTTCCTGCAATGATGGAAGAATTTGGGTACAAGTCAATCATGCAAGTACCTAGATTAGAGAAAATTGTTGTATCACAAGGTTTAGGAGACGCTACTGCAGATAAGAAAATTATCGATTATGCTGTAGAAGAACTTACAAACATTACAGGTCAGAAAGCAGTAGGTACAATCTCTAAGAAAGATGAAGCTGCATTCAAACTAAGAAAAGGAATGCCTGTAGGAGCAAAAGTAACATTGAGAGCTCAGAGAATGTATGAGTTCTTAGACAGACTTACTTCTTCTGCTTTACCACGTATCAGAGATTTCTCTGGTATCAAGGCAGATGGTTTCGATGGTAGAGGTAACTACAACTTAGGTATTACTGAGCAAATTATCTTCCCTGAGATCGTAATTGACAAAGTGAAAAAAATCCAAGGGATGGACATCACTTTCGTAACTACTGCGAAAACAGATAAAGAAGCTAAAGCATTATTAACTCACTTCGGTTTACCATTTAAAAAGAACTAA
- the rpsN gene encoding 30S ribosomal protein S14, producing the protein MAKESMKARERKREALVAKYAAKRQALKEAGDYEGLQKLPKNASPVRLHNRCKLTGRPRGYMRTFGISRVTFREMANNGLIPGVRKASW; encoded by the coding sequence ATGGCTAAAGAATCAATGAAAGCGCGTGAGCGCAAAAGAGAAGCACTAGTTGCTAAATACGCTGCTAAAAGACAAGCTCTTAAAGAAGCTGGTGATTACGAAGGACTTCAAAAATTGCCTAAAAATGCTTCTCCTGTAAGATTACACAACAGATGTAAACTAACAGGTAGACCAAGAGGATACATGAGAACGTTTGGTATTTCCAGAGTAACTTTCAGAGAAATGGCAAACAACGGTCTTATCCCAGGTGTAAGAAAAGCTAGTTGGTAA
- the rpsH gene encoding 30S ribosomal protein S8 codes for MVTDPISDFLTRVRNAQSAGHKVVEIPASKIKKEITKILFDQGYILNFKFEDNAVQGVIKIALKYDKQTNKPAIKSIQRASRPGLRQYKGSTELPRVLNGLGISIISTSKGVMTDKKAREEKVGGEVICYVY; via the coding sequence ATGGTAACAGATCCAATTTCAGATTTCCTAACAAGAGTAAGGAACGCACAAAGCGCAGGCCACAAAGTGGTGGAAATTCCTGCATCGAAAATCAAAAAGGAGATTACTAAGATCCTATTTGATCAAGGGTATATCTTAAACTTCAAGTTTGAAGATAACGCTGTTCAAGGAGTGATCAAAATCGCTTTAAAGTACGATAAGCAAACTAACAAACCTGCTATTAAGTCTATTCAAAGAGCTTCTAGACCAGGTTTGAGACAGTACAAAGGTTCTACTGAACTTCCAAGAGTACTAAATGGTTTGGGTATTTCTATCATCTCTACTTCTAAAGGAGTAATGACTGACAAGAAAGCTAGAGAAGAGAAAGTAGGCGGTGAAGTAATCTGCTATGTTTATTAA
- the rplF gene encoding 50S ribosomal protein L6 has product MSRIGKAIITIPAGVTITENNGVVTVKGAKGELSQELTAGITVEQKDGELNVNRPSDSKQHKALHGLYRALINNMIVGVSAGFEKKLELVGVGYRASHAGQKLELALGFSHGIVLELPGEVKVDTLTEKGKNPIITLTSHDNQLLGMVAAKIRSFRKPEPYKGKGVRFVGEIVRRKAGKSA; this is encoded by the coding sequence ATGTCAAGAATTGGTAAAGCAATTATAACAATTCCAGCTGGAGTTACAATCACTGAAAACAACGGTGTAGTAACTGTAAAAGGAGCGAAAGGAGAACTTTCTCAGGAGCTTACAGCAGGAATTACTGTAGAACAAAAAGATGGTGAACTGAATGTAAACAGACCATCTGATTCTAAACAACACAAAGCGCTTCACGGTTTATACAGAGCGTTAATCAACAACATGATTGTTGGTGTAAGTGCAGGTTTCGAAAAGAAACTAGAACTAGTAGGGGTAGGATACAGAGCATCACACGCAGGTCAAAAACTTGAGTTAGCTCTAGGATTCTCTCACGGTATCGTATTAGAACTTCCAGGTGAAGTAAAAGTTGATACATTGACTGAAAAAGGTAAAAACCCAATTATTACTTTAACGTCTCACGACAACCAACTTCTAGGAATGGTAGCTGCAAAGATCCGTTCTTTCAGAAAGCCTGAGCCATACAAAGGAAAAGGTGTAAGATTCGTAGGAGAAATTGTTAGACGTAAAGCTGGTAAATCTGCTTAA
- the rplR gene encoding 50S ribosomal protein L18, with product MALSKLEKRIRIKRRVRGKISGSSELPRLSVYKSNKEIYAQLIDDKNGKTLASASSREKGVDAKGTKTEVSAAVGKAIAAKAIAAGIESIVFDRNGFVYHGRVKALADGAREGGLKF from the coding sequence ATGGCATTAAGTAAATTAGAAAAAAGAATAAGAATCAAAAGAAGAGTAAGAGGGAAAATCTCTGGATCTTCTGAATTGCCAAGATTATCTGTATACAAAAGTAATAAGGAAATTTACGCTCAGTTAATCGACGATAAAAATGGTAAAACTTTAGCATCAGCTTCTTCTAGAGAAAAAGGTGTAGACGCTAAAGGTACTAAGACTGAAGTTTCTGCTGCTGTTGGTAAAGCTATCGCTGCTAAAGCTATCGCTGCAGGAATCGAAAGTATTGTATTTGACAGAAACGGTTTCGTATATCACGGTAGAGTAAAAGCTCTAGCTGATGGTGCGAGAGAAGGTGGACTTAAATTCTAA
- the rpsE gene encoding 30S ribosomal protein S5, with protein MLGLDNIERVKPGGLELKDRLVAVNRVTKVTKGGRAFGFSAIVVVGNEEGIIGFGLGKSKEVASAIAKAVEDAKKNLVKVPVMNHTIPHQTTARYGGADIFLRPASHGTGLIAGGAVRAVLESAGIHDILSKSKGSSNPHNVVKATFKALLDIRRPEEIARMRGVSLSKVFNG; from the coding sequence ATGTTAGGACTAGATAATATAGAAAGAGTAAAACCGGGAGGATTAGAATTAAAAGATCGTCTCGTAGCTGTTAACAGAGTAACAAAAGTAACTAAAGGAGGTAGAGCTTTCGGATTTTCTGCTATTGTTGTAGTAGGTAATGAAGAAGGTATCATCGGTTTCGGTTTAGGAAAATCTAAAGAGGTTGCTTCTGCAATTGCTAAAGCAGTTGAAGACGCTAAGAAAAACCTTGTGAAAGTTCCTGTAATGAACCATACTATTCCTCACCAAACTACTGCTAGATACGGTGGTGCAGATATCTTCTTAAGACCTGCTTCTCACGGTACAGGACTTATCGCCGGTGGTGCGGTAAGAGCGGTATTGGAATCTGCTGGTATTCACGATATCCTTTCAAAATCTAAAGGATCTTCTAACCCTCACAACGTGGTGAAAGCTACTTTCAAAGCGTTATTGGATATCAGAAGACCTGAAGAGATCGCTAGAATGAGAGGAGTTTCTCTAAGTAAAGTGTTTAACGGTTAA
- the rpmD gene encoding 50S ribosomal protein L30, translating to MATIKVKQVRSAIGRTKTQKRTLEALGLKKLHQVVEHEATPSILGMIAAVGHLLEVQK from the coding sequence ATGGCAACAATTAAAGTAAAGCAAGTAAGAAGCGCTATTGGTAGAACAAAAACCCAAAAGAGAACGCTTGAAGCATTAGGATTAAAAAAACTTCACCAAGTGGTAGAACACGAAGCTACTCCTTCTATCTTAGGAATGATAGCTGCTGTAGGTCACTTACTAGAAGTTCAAAAATAA
- the rplO gene encoding 50S ribosomal protein L15 gives MNLNNIQPAAGSTFNSKRIGRGQGSGKGGTSTKGHKGQKARAGYSQKIGFEGGQMPLQRRLPKFGFKNVNRKEFRGINLDTIQTLIENKSITGDITKEVLVANGIVSKNELVKIMGRGELKSAVSISADKFTKSAEELIAKAGGKAITL, from the coding sequence ATGAATTTAAATAATATACAACCTGCTGCAGGATCTACTTTCAACTCAAAAAGAATTGGTAGAGGTCAAGGTAGTGGAAAAGGAGGTACTTCAACAAAAGGACACAAAGGTCAGAAAGCTAGAGCTGGTTATTCTCAGAAAATCGGTTTCGAAGGTGGACAGATGCCTTTACAAAGAAGATTACCTAAATTCGGTTTCAAAAACGTAAATAGAAAAGAGTTTAGAGGAATTAACCTTGATACTATTCAAACTTTAATCGAGAACAAATCCATCACTGGAGATATCACGAAAGAAGTTTTAGTAGCAAACGGGATAGTTTCTAAAAACGAATTAGTGAAAATTATGGGTAGAGGAGAATTGAAATCTGCGGTTTCAATCTCTGCTGACAAATTCACTAAATCTGCTGAAGAGCTTATTGCTAAGGCAGGTGGAAAAGCAATTACCTTATAA
- the secY gene encoding preprotein translocase subunit SecY — protein sequence MKEFIQTLKNIWSLKELRDKILFTLGIILVYRFASYISLPAINLAEVGDLLEHYKNQGGNKQGAGLLGLLSSFTGGAFSHASVMALGIMPYISASIIVQLMGMAIPYLQKLQKDGESGRNTLNQITRWLTIGVCLVQAPSYLTSITQLFLPYAQFQSAYFVEPNSIMFWLPSIVILVAGSVFAMWLGEKITDKGIGNGISILIMVGILSRLPEAFVQEMAVQNGKGGMGSIMILIEVLFWMVVVLLAVILSVAVRKIPIQYVSRAQARGGVNKNLMQGARQWIPLKVNAAGVMPIIFAQALMFVPGLLTKFDESNTFLAGFKNVFSWQYNVLFALLIIIFSFFYTAITIPVNQMADDLKRNGGLVPKVRPGKETADYLDDILSKITLPGAIFLSIFAVLPAIVHGSFVQTDAFALFFGGTSLLIMVGVILDTVQQINTYLLNHHYDGLMQSKLSRTTGY from the coding sequence ATGAAAGAATTTATACAAACACTTAAAAATATATGGAGCCTAAAGGAGTTAAGAGATAAAATTCTCTTTACGTTAGGTATTATCCTTGTGTATAGATTCGCATCTTATATCTCGCTTCCGGCAATTAACCTTGCAGAGGTGGGAGATCTCTTAGAGCATTATAAAAATCAAGGCGGTAACAAGCAAGGAGCAGGTCTCCTTGGCTTGCTTTCGTCGTTTACGGGGGGAGCTTTCAGCCATGCTTCCGTAATGGCGTTGGGTATCATGCCTTATATTTCTGCTTCTATTATTGTTCAGTTGATGGGAATGGCTATTCCTTATCTTCAGAAGCTTCAGAAAGATGGAGAGTCAGGTAGAAATACATTGAACCAAATTACAAGATGGTTAACAATTGGAGTTTGTCTGGTACAGGCACCTTCTTATTTAACTTCTATTACTCAATTATTCTTACCGTATGCTCAGTTCCAATCTGCATATTTTGTAGAGCCAAATTCTATCATGTTCTGGTTGCCAAGTATTGTAATCTTGGTTGCTGGTTCAGTATTCGCAATGTGGTTAGGTGAAAAGATTACTGACAAAGGAATCGGAAATGGTATTTCCATCCTTATTATGGTTGGGATCCTTTCAAGATTACCTGAAGCATTCGTACAGGAAATGGCCGTGCAGAACGGAAAAGGAGGAATGGGATCTATCATGATCCTTATTGAAGTATTATTCTGGATGGTAGTTGTTCTTCTGGCCGTGATTTTATCTGTGGCTGTTAGAAAAATTCCAATTCAGTATGTAAGCAGAGCTCAAGCAAGAGGAGGTGTAAACAAGAATCTTATGCAGGGCGCAAGACAATGGATTCCATTGAAAGTAAATGCTGCTGGTGTAATGCCGATTATCTTTGCTCAGGCATTGATGTTCGTACCAGGATTATTGACAAAATTCGATGAGTCTAACACTTTTCTTGCAGGTTTCAAGAATGTTTTTAGCTGGCAGTACAATGTATTGTTTGCGCTATTAATTATTATCTTCTCGTTTTTCTATACTGCAATTACAATTCCGGTAAACCAGATGGCTGATGATTTGAAGAGAAATGGAGGTTTAGTACCGAAAGTAAGACCAGGGAAAGAGACAGCAGATTACTTAGATGATATTTTATCAAAAATTACCTTGCCAGGTGCAATTTTTTTATCTATCTTTGCAGTCCTTCCGGCAATTGTGCATGGAAGCTTTGTTCAGACAGATGCGTTTGCCCTATTTTTCGGGGGAACGTCACTATTAATTATGGTGGGTGTAATTTTAGATACTGTTCAACAGATTAATACATATCTGCTGAATCATCATTATGATGGCTTAATGCAGTCTAAACTGTCTAGAACGACTGGATATTAA
- the infA gene encoding translation initiation factor IF-1, with product MAKQKHIEQDGVITEALSNAQFRVELENGHILIAHISGKMRMHYIKLLPGDKVKLEMSPYDLTKGRITFRY from the coding sequence ATGGCAAAACAAAAACATATTGAACAAGACGGCGTTATAACGGAAGCACTTTCGAACGCTCAGTTCCGTGTAGAACTTGAAAATGGGCATATCCTTATTGCTCATATTTCAGGTAAAATGCGAATGCACTATATTAAACTTTTACCTGGTGATAAGGTAAAACTAGAAATGTCTCCCTATGATTTAACAAAAGGGAGGATCACATTTAGATATTAA
- the rpmJ gene encoding 50S ribosomal protein L36 yields the protein MKVRASIKKRSADCKIVRRKGVLFVINKKNPKFKQRQG from the coding sequence ATGAAAGTAAGAGCATCAATTAAAAAAAGAAGCGCTGATTGCAAAATCGTACGCAGAAAAGGTGTACTGTTCGTAATCAACAAGAAGAACCCAAAATTTAAACAAAGACAAGGCTAA
- the rpsM gene encoding 30S ribosomal protein S13 — translation MARIAGIDLPKNKRGVIGLTYIYGVGRSTSSEILKAAGISEDKKVNEWNDDELAAIRTYISENVKVEGELRSEVQLNIKRLMDIGCQRGIRHRLGLPLRGQRTKNNSRTRKGKRKTVANKKKASK, via the coding sequence ATGGCGAGAATTGCAGGTATTGATTTACCAAAAAACAAAAGAGGTGTTATCGGTTTAACTTACATCTATGGAGTAGGAAGAAGTACTTCTTCTGAAATCCTTAAAGCTGCCGGTATCAGCGAAGACAAGAAAGTCAACGAATGGAATGACGATGAATTGGCTGCAATCAGAACATATATCTCTGAAAACGTTAAAGTAGAAGGAGAATTAAGATCTGAAGTGCAATTGAACATCAAGAGATTGATGGACATAGGATGCCAACGAGGAATACGTCACAGACTAGGATTACCTTTAAGAGGCCAGAGAACGAAAAACAACTCTAGAACCCGTAAAGGAAAGAGAAAAACAGTTGCTAACAAGAAAAAGGCAAGTAAATAA
- the rpsK gene encoding 30S ribosomal protein S11 gives MAKQSKVVKKRKVKVEAIGEAHIQASFNNIIISLTNKSGEVISWASAGKMGFRGSKKNTPFAAQMAAENCSAVAHEAGLRRVKVFVKGPGAGRESAIRSIHNSGIEVSEIIDVTPMPHNGCRPPKRRRV, from the coding sequence ATGGCAAAACAAAGTAAAGTAGTTAAAAAAAGAAAAGTAAAAGTTGAAGCTATTGGTGAAGCACATATTCAAGCTTCTTTCAATAACATCATCATTTCTTTAACAAATAAAAGTGGAGAGGTTATCTCTTGGGCATCTGCCGGTAAAATGGGATTCAGAGGTTCTAAAAAGAACACTCCTTTTGCTGCTCAAATGGCAGCTGAAAATTGCTCTGCTGTAGCTCATGAAGCTGGATTAAGAAGAGTAAAGGTGTTTGTGAAAGGTCCAGGTGCAGGTAGAGAATCTGCAATCAGATCTATTCACAATTCAGGAATTGAAGTTAGCGAAATCATTGATGTGACTCCAATGCCACACAATGGATGTAGACCACCAAAAAGAAGAAGAGTTTAA
- the rpsD gene encoding 30S ribosomal protein S4, with product MARYIGPKTKIARKFGAAIYGDDKNFEKRKNQPPGQHGPNKRRGAKKSEYAVQLAEKQKAKYTYGILERQFANLFEKAHRSKGVTGEVLLQLCESRLDNVVYRLGFAKTRSGARQLVSHRHITVNGEILNIPSYLVKAGDVITVREKSKSLEVVTNALASKSNYEWLQFNDEKKEGTFISAPERIQIPEDIKENLIVELYSK from the coding sequence ATGGCAAGATATATTGGACCTAAAACTAAGATTGCTAGAAAGTTTGGTGCTGCAATCTACGGAGATGATAAAAACTTCGAAAAAAGAAAGAACCAACCGCCAGGACAACACGGTCCTAACAAAAGAAGAGGTGCTAAAAAATCAGAATATGCAGTTCAGTTAGCTGAAAAACAAAAAGCTAAATATACTTACGGTATTTTAGAAAGACAGTTTGCTAACTTATTTGAAAAAGCACACAGAAGCAAAGGTGTAACAGGTGAAGTTTTATTACAACTTTGTGAATCAAGATTGGATAACGTAGTGTACAGATTAGGTTTTGCTAAAACTAGATCTGGTGCAAGACAATTAGTTTCTCACAGACACATCACTGTGAACGGAGAAATTCTTAATATCCCTTCTTACTTGGTAAAAGCTGGTGATGTAATCACTGTAAGAGAAAAGTCTAAGTCTCTTGAAGTTGTTACCAATGCATTGGCTTCTAAGTCAAACTATGAGTGGTTACAATTCAACGATGAGAAGAAAGAAGGTACTTTCATTTCTGCTCCAGAAAGAATCCAGATTCCGGAGGACATCAAGGAGAACCTTATCGTGGAACTTTACTCTAAATAA
- a CDS encoding DNA-directed RNA polymerase subunit alpha has protein sequence MAILQFIKPDKVILLNSDEFKGQFEFRPLEPGFGLTIGNALRRVLLSSLEGYAISSIKIEGVEHEFSTIPGVIEDVTEIILNLKQVRLKAAAEGQANEQVVAKVSGQTVITAGDLGKSINGFEVLNPDLVICNLNSDVTFEITFNIEKGRGYVPSEQNKSNNAPVGTIAIDSIFTPIKKVQYSIENYRVEQKTDYEKLVLDIETDGSISPQNALTEASKILIYHFMLFSDERITLETEAVKASIQYDEETLHTRQLLKSKLADMDLSVRALNCLKAAEVETLGELVSYSKSDLMKFRNFGKKSLTELEELVHSKGLNFGFDVAKYKLDADK, from the coding sequence ATGGCAATTTTACAATTCATAAAACCCGATAAAGTAATTTTACTTAACTCTGATGAATTTAAAGGTCAATTCGAATTCAGACCTTTAGAACCAGGTTTCGGGCTTACAATCGGTAATGCTTTGAGAAGAGTGTTGCTTTCTTCTCTGGAAGGATACGCTATTTCATCTATCAAAATAGAAGGTGTAGAGCACGAATTTTCAACTATTCCAGGAGTAATCGAAGATGTTACCGAAATTATTCTTAACCTTAAACAAGTAAGATTAAAAGCTGCAGCAGAAGGCCAGGCGAACGAGCAGGTTGTTGCTAAAGTTTCAGGTCAAACGGTTATTACTGCTGGTGATTTAGGTAAGTCTATCAACGGATTTGAGGTTTTAAACCCGGATCTAGTGATTTGCAACCTGAACAGTGATGTAACTTTCGAAATTACTTTCAATATTGAAAAAGGTAGAGGGTATGTGCCTTCTGAACAAAATAAGTCAAACAATGCTCCTGTAGGAACTATTGCTATCGACTCTATTTTTACGCCGATCAAGAAAGTACAATATAGCATTGAAAATTATCGTGTAGAGCAAAAAACAGACTACGAAAAACTTGTACTAGATATAGAAACTGACGGGTCTATCAGCCCTCAGAATGCTTTAACTGAAGCTTCTAAGATATTAATTTATCACTTCATGCTATTCTCTGATGAGAGAATCACGCTTGAAACTGAAGCTGTAAAAGCATCTATCCAGTACGATGAGGAAACTCTTCACACAAGACAACTTCTTAAGTCTAAATTAGCAGATATGGATCTTTCTGTAAGAGCCCTTAACTGTCTAAAAGCAGCTGAAGTAGAAACTCTTGGAGAATTGGTTTCTTACAGTAAGTCTGATTTGATGAAATTCAGAAATTTTGGTAAAAAATCTTTGACAGAACTAGAAGAATTAGTGCATTCAAAAGGTCTTAACTTCGGTTTCGACGTTGCAAAATATAAGTTAGACGCTGATAAATAA
- the rplQ gene encoding 50S ribosomal protein L17, with protein sequence MRHGKKFNHLGRTASHRSALLSNMACSLIEHKRINTTVAKAKALRVYVEPLLTKAKEDTTHNRRVVFSYLQNKFAVAELFRTVAPKIAERNGGYTRIIKTGFRPGDAADMALIELVDFNELYNPNAEEKKATRRSRRSTAAPKKAEAVVAEAPAVEEKVEEAKADTTEEKTEE encoded by the coding sequence ATGAGACACGGTAAAAAATTCAATCACTTAGGAAGAACAGCTTCTCACAGAAGTGCTTTACTTTCTAATATGGCTTGTTCTCTAATTGAGCATAAAAGAATCAACACTACTGTAGCTAAAGCTAAAGCTTTAAGAGTATATGTTGAGCCTCTATTAACAAAAGCAAAAGAAGATACTACACACAACAGAAGAGTAGTATTCTCTTACCTTCAAAATAAATTTGCGGTTGCTGAATTATTCAGAACTGTAGCTCCTAAAATCGCTGAAAGAAACGGTGGTTATACAAGAATCATTAAGACAGGTTTCAGACCAGGTGATGCTGCTGATATGGCTCTTATCGAATTAGTAGATTTCAACGAGCTTTACAACCCTAATGCTGAAGAGAAAAAAGCTACAAGAAGAAGCAGAAGATCAACTGCTGCACCTAAAAAAGCTGAGGCTGTAGTAGCTGAAGCACCTGCAGTAGAAGAGAAAGTAGAAGAAGCTAAAGCTGATACTACTGAAGAAAAAACTGAAGAATAA
- a CDS encoding glycoside hydrolase family 35 protein yields the protein MRNFSHYLYIILFFFSFNTIFSQKGNFEIKNGNFILNGKPFTVYSGEMHYPRVPSEYWKHRLEMMKAMGLNTVTTYVFWNYHEESPGKWNFSGEKDLKKFIKTAQEVGLYVIIRPGPYVCAEWEFGGYPWWLQKNKDLEIRRDNKAFLEECRKYINQLAKQIVPLQINNGGPVIMVQAENEFGSYVAQRKDIPLEEHRKYSHKIKEMLLNSGVSVPLFTSDGSSLFKGGSIEGAIPTANGEGDIDILKKSINEYNGGQGPYMVAEYYPGWLDHWAEPFVKVTTEEVVKQTETYIKNGISFNYYMIHGGTNFGFTSGANYDKDHDIQPDITSYDYDAPISEAGWATPKYNALREIFQKIHKNPLPDIPKPMKVITIPTIEFSKINCLFDLTNRQKPVVSDKPLTFEDLNIGSGYVLYRRKFDNDTKGKLEIKGLRDYANIYINGRWKGELNRMNKKYDLDIEIKSGDRLEILVENMGRINYGAEIVHNLKGIISPVKINRTDVSGNWEMLPMLFDTFPKHTFKQKDIAAHSPVIQEAEFTLDETGDTFLDMRNFGKGIVFINGKNAGRYWSTAGPQQTLYIPGVWLKKGRNLIQIFEQIKSHNTVSGIEHPILDQLTK from the coding sequence ATGAGAAATTTCAGTCATTATTTATACATAATTCTTTTCTTTTTCTCTTTTAATACGATATTTTCACAAAAAGGGAATTTTGAAATTAAGAATGGGAATTTTATCTTAAATGGAAAACCTTTCACAGTGTATTCCGGGGAGATGCACTATCCCAGAGTTCCTTCAGAATATTGGAAACACCGGCTGGAGATGATGAAAGCAATGGGTTTGAATACAGTTACCACTTATGTTTTTTGGAATTACCATGAAGAATCTCCCGGGAAATGGAATTTTTCAGGAGAAAAAGATTTGAAGAAGTTTATAAAAACAGCACAGGAAGTCGGTTTATATGTCATTATTCGGCCGGGACCTTACGTTTGTGCGGAATGGGAATTTGGTGGATATCCTTGGTGGCTACAAAAAAATAAAGACCTTGAAATAAGAAGAGACAATAAAGCTTTTCTCGAAGAATGCCGGAAATATATCAATCAGCTGGCAAAACAAATTGTACCGTTGCAGATCAATAATGGAGGCCCGGTAATTATGGTGCAGGCAGAAAATGAATTCGGATCTTATGTGGCTCAGAGAAAAGATATTCCTTTGGAAGAGCATAGAAAATACAGCCACAAGATAAAAGAGATGCTTTTGAACAGTGGAGTTTCAGTTCCGTTATTTACTTCAGATGGGAGCTCGCTTTTTAAAGGTGGCTCTATTGAAGGAGCGATACCAACAGCAAACGGAGAAGGTGATATTGATATTTTAAAGAAAAGTATCAATGAATATAATGGAGGGCAAGGTCCTTACATGGTTGCCGAATATTACCCCGGATGGCTTGATCATTGGGCAGAACCCTTTGTTAAGGTTACTACAGAAGAAGTGGTAAAGCAAACAGAGACGTATATAAAAAACGGAATTTCTTTTAATTATTATATGATTCATGGCGGAACCAACTTTGGATTTACCAGCGGTGCAAATTACGATAAGGATCATGATATACAGCCGGATATTACAAGCTATGATTATGATGCTCCTATCAGTGAAGCAGGGTGGGCCACTCCAAAGTATAATGCGTTGAGAGAAATTTTTCAAAAAATACATAAGAATCCGCTTCCGGATATTCCAAAGCCGATGAAGGTCATTACTATTCCCACCATTGAATTTTCAAAAATAAATTGCCTTTTTGACCTTACCAATCGTCAAAAACCTGTTGTGAGTGACAAACCACTCACCTTTGAAGATCTGAATATCGGAAGCGGGTATGTTCTCTACAGAAGAAAATTTGATAATGATACGAAAGGAAAATTAGAAATAAAAGGATTACGTGATTATGCCAATATATACATCAATGGCAGATGGAAAGGAGAATTGAACAGGATGAACAAAAAATATGATCTTGACATTGAAATAAAATCAGGGGACCGATTGGAAATTCTGGTTGAAAATATGGGCAGAATTAATTATGGAGCGGAGATTGTCCATAATTTAAAAGGCATTATCAGTCCTGTAAAAATCAACAGAACTGATGTCTCCGGAAACTGGGAAATGCTTCCAATGCTCTTTGATACTTTTCCCAAACATACTTTTAAGCAAAAAGACATTGCCGCTCACTCACCCGTAATTCAGGAAGCTGAATTTACACTGGATGAAACAGGAGATACTTTTCTTGATATGAGAAACTTTGGAAAAGGAATTGTTTTTATCAACGGAAAAAATGCAGGAAGATACTGGAGTACTGCCGGCCCTCAACAAACACTTTACATTCCCGGGGTATGGTTGAAAAAAGGTAGAAACCTGATTCAGATCTTTGAGCAAATTAAATCTCATAATACAGTAAGCGGTATTGAACATCCTATTCTTGATCAGCTTACGAAATAA